The Methylocella silvestris BL2 DNA segment CGCCATCAGCGCATGATAGATCTCGTCGGCGTCGGCGGGCTTGGCGAGATAATCGAATGCGCCGAATTTCACCGCCGTGACTGCGGTGACGATATTGCCGTAGCCGGTGAGGATCACCCCGCGCGCGTCGGGCCGCTTCGCCTTCAATTCGGCGATCACGTCGAGGCCGTTGCCGTCGCCGAGCCGCATGTCGATCACCGCAAAAGCGGGAGGGCTCTGCGCGATCGCCTCAAGGCCTTCGGCCACCGATTCGGCGCATCTGACGCTAAAGCCGCGACTCTCCATCGTCCGCGTCAGGCGCGACAAAAACGGCTTATCGTCGTCGACGATCAACAGGGAGCGATCCTGCCCCTCGGCCATCGTCTCGGCT contains these protein-coding regions:
- a CDS encoding ActR/PrrA/RegA family redox response regulator transcription factor; amino-acid sequence: MAEGQDRSLLIVDDDKPFLSRLTRTMESRGFSVRCAESVAEGLEAIAQSPPAFAVIDMRLGDGNGLDVIAELKAKRPDARGVILTGYGNIVTAVTAVKFGAFDYLAKPADADEIYHALMAVQHDKAELPENPMSADRVRWEHIQRVYELCGRNVSETARRLNMHRRTLQRILAKRAPR